In the Pseudonocardia sediminis genome, GGTTCCCGGTGCTCGGCTCGATCCTGTCCCAGGACCGCTACCTGCCGCGGCAGCTGCACACCCGCGGCGACCGGCTGGCGTTCTCCAACGGCATCGTCGTGCTCGCGTTCCTGGCCATCCTGCTCGTCGTGGGGTTCCAGGCCGAGGTCACGAAGCTGATCCCGCTCTACACCGTCGGGGTGTTCGTGTCGTTCACGCTGTCCCAGATCGGGATGGTGCGGCACTGGAACCGGGCGCTGGAGGAGGGGCCCGAGGCGGCCGAACGGGCGAGGATCCGGCGCAGCCAGGCGATCAACGGGTTCGGCGCGGCGATGACCGGTGCCGTCCTGGTCACCGTCCTGATCACGAAGTTCACCCTCGGCGCGTGGATCGCGATCGTGGCCATGGCCGGGTTCTTCGTGCTCATGCTGGCCATCCAGAAGCACTACGACCGGATCTCGGCCGAGCTCGTCGCCGACGAGTCCGACGACGTCCTGCCCTCGCGCAACCACGCCGTCGTGCTCGTCTCCACGCTGCACAAGCCGACCCTGCGGGCCCTGGCCTACGCGCGCGCGACCCGGCCGGACATCCTGGAGGCGGTCACGGTCAACGTCGACGACGCCGACACCAAGAAGCTGGTCCGGGACTGGGACAAGCGTGGGATCCCGGTGCCGCTCAAGGTCGTCGAGTCGCCGTACCGGGAGATCACCAAGCCGGTCCTGGACTACGTGAAGCGGATTCGCAGCGACTCCCCGCGCAACGTCGTGACCGTCTACATCCCGGAGTACGTGGTCGGGCACTGGTGGGAGCAGGTCCTGCACAACCAGAGCGCGCTGCGGCTCAAGAGCCGGCTGCTGTTCCAGCCCGGGGTGATGGTCACCAGCGTGCCCTGGCAGCTGCGCTCGTCCGAGGGAGCCCGCGGGCTCAGCCCGCTGGAAGCGCCGGGGGCGTCGCGCCGCGGGTACCCGTCGGGGGCCCAGCTGCCGGGGGAGAGCCGCGGTGGCGGAGCGTTGATCGGCGGGGGGCTGCGGCCGGATGCGCCGAGCACCCCCGCGAGGACATCCACGACGAAGTCCGCCGGCGGCAGGCCGGGCGCGGGCGGGACCACCACCACGGGGACGACCCCCACCGGGAAGAAGGACAGTTGAGCGAGCTCGCGACCGAACCACCGACCGGGCGCGCCGTCCTGGACTGGACGGACCGGGTGCTCGAGCTGGAGGTCGGTGCCGTCGCGCACGGCGGGCACTGCGTCGCCCGTGCCGGTGAGGACGGCGAGCCGTCCGACGACGGGCGGGTCGTGTTCGTCCGGCACGCGCTGCCCGGCGAGCGGGTCCGTGCCGTCGTCACCGAGGACCCGGGCGGCGCGTTCTGCCGGGCCGACGCGGTCTCGGTGCTGCGCGGGTCGGCCGACCGGGTGCCCGCTCCGTGCGAGTGGGCGCGTCCGGGCGCGTGCGGGGGATGCGACTTCCAGCACGCCACCCCGGCGGCCCAGCGCGCCCTGAAGACCGACGTGCTGCGCGAGCAGCTCGAACGCCTGGCCGGACCGGCCACGGCGCACCTGCCCGAGGTCCGGGTCGAGGAGCTGCCCGGCGGGCCGCTGGGCTGGCGCACGCGCGTCCGTCTGGCCGTCGACGCCGACGGCACGCCCGGCCTGCGCGCACACCGCAGCCACGACGTGCTGGCGGTCGCCGACTGCCCCCTCGCCCCGACCGGCTCGCTGCCGCCGGTGCTGGCC is a window encoding:
- a CDS encoding APC family permease, whose translation is MSKLAVALKRLVVGRPQRSDRLNSTLLRKRIALPVFASDAMSSVAYAPEEIFLTLSVAGVTSYAMSPWIGLAVVVVMLTVIASYRQNVHAYPSGGGDYEVATVNLGKKAGLTVASALLVDYTLTVAVSISSAAANIGALVPFVGTHKVLFAVVAIALLTAVNLRGIRESGTAFAIPVYAFVLGIAALLIWGLTRIVIFGDEVRAASANLELVAEGDQFTGLALVLLILRSFTQGAAALTGVEAISNGVPAFRKPKSRNAATTLLMLGTLSITMFMGLIALAQATGAKIAEDPARQFPDAPPGYRQDTMIAQLADAVFADFRPGFFFVIVTTALILVLAANTAFNGFPVLGSILSQDRYLPRQLHTRGDRLAFSNGIVVLAFLAILLVVGFQAEVTKLIPLYTVGVFVSFTLSQIGMVRHWNRALEEGPEAAERARIRRSQAINGFGAAMTGAVLVTVLITKFTLGAWIAIVAMAGFFVLMLAIQKHYDRISAELVADESDDVLPSRNHAVVLVSTLHKPTLRALAYARATRPDILEAVTVNVDDADTKKLVRDWDKRGIPVPLKVVESPYREITKPVLDYVKRIRSDSPRNVVTVYIPEYVVGHWWEQVLHNQSALRLKSRLLFQPGVMVTSVPWQLRSSEGARGLSPLEAPGASRRGYPSGAQLPGESRGGGALIGGGLRPDAPSTPARTSTTKSAGGRPGAGGTTTTGTTPTGKKDS